The Methanocella arvoryzae MRE50 genome includes a region encoding these proteins:
- a CDS encoding 50S ribosomal protein L21e: protein MARSHGERLKTRHKFNKDLRARGLSPVSKAVQEFEVGQKVHIDIDPSVHKGMPYRRFQGLTGEILGQAGRAWFVGISDGGKKKTVIARSQHLKPQKNSA from the coding sequence ATGGCAAGATCACATGGCGAGAGATTAAAGACGAGGCACAAGTTCAACAAGGATCTCAGGGCAAGAGGCCTCTCCCCGGTCAGCAAGGCTGTGCAGGAGTTTGAAGTCGGACAGAAGGTCCACATCGACATCGACCCGAGCGTCCACAAGGGCATGCCCTACCGCAGGTTCCAGGGACTTACCGGCGAGATTCTCGGCCAGGCAGGCCGCGCATGGTTCGTCGGCATCAGCGACGGTGGCAAGAAGAAGACCGTTATTGCCCGGTCACAGCACCTGAAGCCGCAGAAGAACAGCGCGTAA
- a CDS encoding tRNA pseudouridine(54/55) synthase Pus10, with translation MTILDTAKLILKEGPICDACMGRQFGKLSTGLTNAQRGNAIKLTLSMEAAANGDMELQKELAPTLPQARKLVGGEEEECWLCRGLFQRPERLTEYADRCVEAAQGYEYDTLLVGTKVPPIMSEKEEVLWAECGITNAEPLKSELNREVGKLVSQMTGKQVDFKRPDVLFTLHLADETVKLQVQSLFIYGRYNKYVRDIPQTRWPCRECGGKGCERCKNTGKMYTNSVEELISHKVIEAFKAHDGVLHGAGREDIDAIMVGDGRPFVMEVMDPHVRHVDLAALKEQINAYAEPKVKVSDLVYVGKNAVEEVKSLKVNKVYRLKVIYNEDISIETLKSSIAALSNSEILQRTPERVAHRRADLERIRHVYGIDLVELNAEEKYFVITVRCEGGLYVKELVSGDNGRTRPSLSALLGIPVKVQELDVTKVEGGISWQDHMARD, from the coding sequence ACTCATCCTCAAGGAAGGCCCGATCTGCGATGCCTGCATGGGGCGGCAGTTCGGCAAGCTTTCGACCGGGCTGACCAACGCCCAGAGGGGCAACGCTATCAAGCTGACCTTATCGATGGAAGCGGCCGCAAACGGCGATATGGAACTACAGAAAGAGCTTGCGCCCACGCTGCCGCAGGCGAGAAAGCTCGTGGGCGGGGAAGAAGAGGAATGCTGGCTATGCAGAGGCCTGTTCCAGCGTCCCGAAAGGCTCACAGAGTACGCGGACAGGTGCGTCGAAGCCGCTCAGGGCTATGAGTACGACACGTTACTGGTAGGCACAAAGGTGCCACCTATCATGTCCGAGAAAGAGGAAGTGCTCTGGGCAGAGTGCGGCATAACTAACGCCGAGCCGCTGAAGTCCGAGCTGAACAGGGAAGTCGGCAAGCTGGTCTCCCAGATGACTGGCAAGCAGGTCGACTTCAAGCGCCCCGACGTGCTTTTCACCCTCCACCTCGCGGACGAGACGGTGAAGCTTCAGGTCCAGTCCTTGTTCATTTACGGCCGGTACAACAAGTACGTCCGGGATATTCCTCAGACCCGGTGGCCCTGCCGGGAGTGTGGCGGAAAGGGCTGCGAACGGTGCAAGAACACGGGCAAGATGTATACCAACTCTGTGGAAGAGCTGATCAGCCACAAGGTCATCGAGGCGTTCAAGGCCCATGACGGCGTGCTGCACGGCGCTGGCAGGGAGGATATCGACGCCATCATGGTGGGCGATGGCAGGCCATTCGTCATGGAGGTTATGGACCCCCACGTGAGGCACGTAGACCTGGCAGCACTGAAGGAGCAGATCAATGCCTATGCAGAGCCTAAGGTAAAAGTGTCTGACCTCGTATACGTGGGCAAGAATGCGGTCGAAGAGGTCAAGTCGCTCAAGGTCAACAAAGTATACAGGCTTAAAGTTATATACAATGAGGATATTTCAATAGAAACACTTAAATCTTCGATAGCTGCTCTATCTAACTCGGAGATACTTCAACGGACGCCTGAGCGAGTCGCACATCGACGTGCCGATCTCGAACGAATAAGGCACGTTTACGGTATCGACCTCGTAGAGCTGAACGCGGAGGAAAAGTACTTCGTGATCACTGTCCGCTGTGAAGGCGGGCTATATGTGAAAGAGCTTGTTTCCGGTGATAACGGCAGAACCCGGCCATCGCTGTCGGCGTTGCTCGGCATACCGGTCAAAGTTCAGGAACTCGATGTCACAAAGGTTGAAGGAGGAATATCATGGCAAGATCACATGGCGAGAGATTAA